The Candidatus Bathyanammoxibius amoris genome includes a window with the following:
- a CDS encoding VWA domain-containing protein — MDLQFEQPIFLKLLFLLPIIWGLSFLAFRRLPLWRIVSSAFLRSLVLALLILVLAGIHRVDEKPSDLALVFCVDVSDSISQENKTWVADYLKEMDKKLDDDDKNIKRALVVFGSDARVASPMAGGLETDYGELELDTTRTNIANGMLSALKLFPEDSVKKMVLLTDGNENLGSSVLASSIIEQKNTHVYTVEIPPPPTVKEVLIKKLLVPQDVNHGETFDIRITVENRNDFPVEGSVSLSEGENLLSRWELSFPAGFSVFEMPYKGEEKGFIEFHADLELDTDADTNDDNNRKRAAVNVVGKPRILYVRGDPSKRAFLAGAIEEKDVVVEMGGIDIIPKTLNEMLEYECIVFSNVPASAVSRDQMEAVKTYVRDFGGGFIMVGGENSYAQGGYKNTPIEDVLPVNVIAGATRKEKKPKRASIILLVDKSGSMTGKKIFATKKATIELLKQLKEGDQVGLIAFDVVPHVVIELGPVQKIYGKDLLAKLSTLSAGGGTDIFPAMKEAYNRLSKSGAKVNHIILLSDGNTRSVYYSYEALMDKLKRANISISTIAIGGWLVNTRLLKDIAKRTGGQFYRLKNINELPRLVVLDADAALTRADFHEETFIPRIDPSSEILKGFSQEQIPPLQGYSLTRAKASAEVPVFTEIKGRPDPILANWRYGLGKSVAYTSDAEARWSSKWVNWSKYNKFWSQTVRWAMRDKPKGSYVLKVDESEGKRDLIIESGGDWTEGTQLQARIISGDSGERELNLRQIAPKRYTASLEGLSPGSYTVNLSRLEGGKVVDRVTKGVLVPTKKELASVEDATRGNNTGLLETIAQRTGGKFKPMFEDITANTEMIFLTEDLSKYLIPIAMGLLLCDIAIRRIGIV, encoded by the coding sequence ATGGACCTACAGTTCGAACAGCCCATATTCCTTAAGCTCCTGTTCTTGCTTCCCATAATCTGGGGGCTGTCCTTTCTGGCCTTCAGACGCCTGCCCCTCTGGAGGATAGTGTCCTCAGCCTTCCTGCGCAGCCTTGTGCTGGCACTCCTTATACTGGTGCTGGCGGGTATCCACCGGGTTGATGAGAAACCCAGTGACCTTGCGCTGGTCTTCTGCGTGGACGTATCAGACAGCATCAGCCAGGAGAACAAGACCTGGGTGGCCGACTATCTGAAAGAGATGGATAAAAAACTCGACGACGACGACAAGAATATCAAACGGGCTCTGGTCGTGTTCGGTTCGGATGCCAGAGTCGCCTCACCGATGGCCGGAGGTCTGGAAACAGATTATGGTGAGCTGGAACTCGATACCACACGCACCAATATTGCCAACGGAATGCTTTCCGCCCTTAAACTGTTTCCCGAAGACAGCGTCAAGAAGATGGTTCTTCTTACGGACGGTAATGAAAACCTCGGCAGCAGCGTGCTGGCTTCTTCTATAATAGAGCAAAAAAATACCCATGTTTATACCGTAGAAATCCCACCCCCTCCCACCGTGAAAGAGGTACTTATAAAGAAACTGCTCGTACCTCAGGATGTAAACCATGGAGAAACGTTTGACATAAGAATAACGGTTGAGAACAGAAACGATTTTCCTGTCGAAGGCAGTGTCAGCCTGTCTGAGGGCGAGAACCTCCTCAGTCGATGGGAACTTAGTTTTCCCGCCGGGTTCAGCGTATTTGAGATGCCCTATAAGGGAGAGGAAAAGGGGTTTATTGAATTTCATGCCGACCTTGAGCTTGACACGGACGCCGACACGAACGACGACAATAACCGTAAGCGCGCCGCGGTTAACGTGGTTGGCAAGCCCCGCATACTCTACGTCCGTGGAGACCCGAGCAAGAGGGCCTTCTTAGCCGGCGCTATTGAAGAAAAGGACGTTGTAGTGGAAATGGGGGGCATAGACATTATCCCAAAGACTTTGAACGAGATGCTGGAGTATGAGTGCATTGTATTCTCCAACGTTCCCGCCAGTGCCGTAAGCCGGGACCAGATGGAAGCGGTGAAGACTTATGTGCGCGATTTCGGTGGCGGGTTTATTATGGTGGGAGGTGAGAACAGTTATGCCCAGGGCGGTTACAAGAATACCCCGATAGAGGACGTGCTTCCTGTAAATGTGATTGCGGGCGCCACCAGGAAGGAGAAAAAACCCAAAAGGGCCTCTATTATACTCCTTGTCGACAAGTCAGGCAGTATGACGGGCAAGAAGATCTTTGCCACGAAGAAGGCCACGATCGAGTTGTTGAAGCAGCTCAAAGAGGGTGACCAGGTCGGGCTGATTGCCTTTGACGTAGTACCTCACGTTGTGATAGAACTGGGGCCGGTGCAGAAGATATATGGAAAAGACCTTCTGGCCAAGCTTAGCACCCTTAGCGCCGGCGGTGGCACGGACATATTTCCTGCCATGAAAGAGGCATACAACAGATTGTCGAAGAGCGGAGCGAAGGTAAACCATATTATTCTTCTCTCAGACGGCAACACGAGGTCCGTTTACTACAGCTACGAGGCCTTGATGGACAAATTAAAGAGGGCTAATATATCTATTTCCACTATAGCCATTGGCGGCTGGCTCGTGAACACCCGTTTGCTGAAGGACATTGCCAAAAGGACGGGGGGACAGTTTTATCGCCTGAAGAATATAAACGAACTGCCGCGGCTGGTGGTTCTGGATGCTGATGCCGCCTTGACAAGGGCGGATTTCCACGAGGAAACTTTCATTCCCCGTATCGATCCGTCAAGTGAGATACTGAAGGGGTTTTCACAGGAACAGATACCGCCCCTGCAGGGATATTCGTTGACCAGAGCCAAGGCCAGTGCCGAAGTGCCGGTGTTTACCGAGATAAAGGGTAGACCGGACCCTATACTTGCCAACTGGCGCTATGGTCTGGGAAAGTCGGTTGCCTATACCTCGGATGCCGAGGCCCGCTGGTCTTCAAAGTGGGTAAACTGGTCCAAATATAATAAGTTCTGGTCTCAGACGGTGCGCTGGGCCATGAGAGACAAGCCCAAGGGAAGCTATGTCTTGAAGGTGGACGAGAGTGAAGGGAAACGCGACCTTATCATAGAATCTGGAGGAGACTGGACGGAAGGTACTCAGCTGCAGGCACGCATAATCTCCGGCGACTCCGGGGAACGGGAGCTGAACCTCAGGCAGATTGCGCCCAAGAGATATACGGCGTCACTTGAGGGGCTGAGTCCGGGGTCATACACAGTAAATCTCTCCCGGCTTGAGGGCGGCAAGGTTGTAGACCGTGTCACAAAGGGCGTACTTGTGCCGACGAAGAAGGAGTTGGCTTCTGTGGAGGACGCGACACGGGGGAATAACACAGGGCTCCTGGAGACAATCGCGCAAAGAACCGGGGGCAAATTTAAACCCATGTTTGAGGATATAACCGCTAATACGGAGATGATATTTTTGACCGAAGACCTTTCCAAGTACCTTATCCCCATAGCCATGGGCCTGCTTCTCTGTGACATTGCAATTAGAAGAATAGGCATTGTTTAG
- a CDS encoding PDZ domain-containing protein → MRPVTKTAFLLCAVCILVCGAITPVRGASLFSGLILSRAEGGGVRVVEIYPGSPAAKAGLKIGDVVTELDRKRIKKLGDFVEISRSLDKSLPEVEIRIIRDGSTHDYVIASYSAPVYKLWRVKVVEPPYSALGGVSLIQYWLEKGKRKLMESRGNVPVSRKVADYREAIKYFFFALHYAPSSVDAGLMVADTYKGLGELYLSEGSLPDALESYAEAAEFYSKTGDKATREKDLKRVLGGLQDVEERLFMLLPQEKG, encoded by the coding sequence ATGAGACCCGTGACGAAGACGGCTTTTCTGCTTTGCGCTGTGTGTATCCTGGTGTGCGGCGCCATTACCCCTGTCCGGGGTGCCTCCCTGTTTTCAGGGCTAATCTTGTCCAGGGCTGAAGGAGGGGGGGTGAGGGTTGTTGAGATCTACCCGGGTTCCCCCGCGGCTAAGGCGGGGCTCAAGATTGGCGACGTGGTTACGGAACTGGACAGGAAGAGGATCAAGAAACTGGGTGATTTTGTGGAGATATCGCGCAGCCTGGATAAAAGTCTCCCTGAGGTTGAAATTAGGATAATAAGAGACGGCAGTACGCATGATTACGTAATAGCCTCGTACAGCGCGCCTGTTTATAAGTTGTGGAGGGTGAAGGTGGTGGAACCGCCTTATTCTGCCCTGGGTGGGGTATCGCTCATACAGTACTGGCTCGAAAAGGGCAAAAGAAAACTTATGGAGAGTAGAGGGAATGTGCCTGTCAGCAGGAAGGTTGCCGATTACAGAGAAGCAATCAAGTACTTCTTCTTTGCCTTACACTACGCCCCCTCCTCGGTTGATGCCGGGCTGATGGTGGCAGATACATATAAAGGACTGGGCGAACTCTATCTCTCCGAAGGCTCTTTGCCGGATGCTCTCGAGAGTTATGCCGAGGCCGCAGAATTCTACAGTAAGACCGGCGATAAGGCCACCAGGGAGAAAGACCTTAAAAGGGTTTTGGGCGGTCTCCAGGATGTCGAAGAAAGACTGTTCATGCTGCTCCCGCAGGAAAAAGGGTAG